A window of the Oryza brachyantha chromosome 5, ObraRS2, whole genome shotgun sequence genome harbors these coding sequences:
- the LOC102721555 gene encoding probable calcium-binding protein CML15 — protein sequence MGKVRSFFSRKGKGRGSSRAEREAAELPRRNERWSPRASDLAAREGFSSSSGVGGEMERVFRKFDANGDGRISRAELASLFGSVGHAVTDEEVARMMEEADSDGDGYISLGEFAAINASPAGGDAAVEEDLRHAFSVFDADGNGVITPAELAAVLRGIGEAATVAQCRRMIDGVDRNGDGLINFEEFKLMMAAGGGASFGKIAS from the coding sequence ATGGGCAAGGTGAGGTCATTCTTCTCgcggaaggggaaggggagggggagcaGCAGGGCggagcgggaggcggcggagctgcCGCGCAGGAACGAGCGGTGGTCGCCCAGGGCGTCCGACCTGGCGGCGCGCGAGGGCTTCTCCTCGTCCTCGGGGGTGGGCGGAGAGATGGAGCGGGTGTTCAGGAAGTTCGACGccaacggcgacggccggatcTCGCGGGCCGAGCTGGCGTCGCTGTTCGGCAGCGTCGGCCACGCCGTCACCGACGAGGAGGTGGCCCGCATGATGGAGGAGGCCGACTCCGATGGCGACGGCTACATCAGCCTCGGGGAGTTCGCCGCCATCAACGCCTCCCCCGCCGGCGgggacgccgccgtcgaggaggACCTGCGCCACGCCTTCAGCGTCTTCGACGCCGACGGCAACGGCGTCATCACCCccgccgagctcgccgccgtgctgcgcGGCATCGGGGAggccgccaccgtcgcgcAGTGCCGCCGCATGATCGACGGCGTCGACCGCAACGGCGACGGCCTCATCAACTTCGAGGAGTTCAAGCTCATgatggccgccggcggcggcgcctccttCGGCAAGATCGCTTCTTGA
- the LOC102710696 gene encoding membrane protein PM19L, with translation MAGVGRNMIAPLLVLNLIMYIVVIGFASWNLNHYINGETSHPGVAGNGATFYFLVFAILAGVVGAASKLAGVHHVRSWRGDSLAASAASALIAWAITALAFGLACKEIHIGGYRGWRLRVLEAFVIILAFTQLLYVVMLHGGLFSGASHGAGAGYGGDYPADHHHKPAAAARV, from the coding sequence ATGGCCGGAGTCGGGAGGAACATGATCGCGCCGCTGCTGGTGCTCAACCTCATCATGTACATCGTCGTCATCGGCTTCGCGAGCTGGAACCTCAACCACTACATCAACGGCGAGACCAGCCACCCGGGGGTCGCCGGCAACGGCGCCACCTTCTACTTCCTCGTCTTCGCCATCCTCGCCGGCGTGGTGGGCGCCGCCTCCAAGCTGGCGGGCGTCCACCACGTCCGCTCCTGGCGCGGCGACAGcctcgccgccagcgccgcctcggCGCTCATCGCCTGGGCCATCACCGCGCTCGCCTTCGGCCTCGCCTGCAAGGAGATCCACATCGGCGGCTACCGCGGCTGGCGCCTCCGCGTGCTCGAGGCGTTCGTCATCATCCTCGCCTTCACGCAGCTGCTCTACGTCGTCATGCTCCACGGCGGCCTCTTCTCCGGCGCCagccacggcgccggcgctggctACGGCGGCGACTACCCGGCCGACCACCACCAcaagcccgccgccgcggccagggTCTAA
- the LOC102710980 gene encoding atherin isoform X3 — protein MAAAAAASSLLPFAPTRMPHSTAAKARTLTTQKPPRPPRPLAASSSPPPPEEAEPKDPIQLAFARAAAYKKERDSPPPPPPPPPPAPAPPPQPSVAKAEESRSGSKEAFARAVEYRNGNGGGLGDGGSALLGASPRFGQSTFASEDAAFGKFANKKEEYEYDETDFLGLDFFEKKSYKGPPPGLAPAADPFPDEDFPEVEIIIGDPSKFGKTRRSTEIQPADDNEPEETSHSTTEEKKEDNKLEETPPSTVTEPEDEDEDEYKPTVRSWGMFPRPQNISKAYGGGRNIRLGGEAQSAKEKAAKDKRTRELIAAYTNSQNMIVDAKTKAECSQALKEGDELMNTGRLKQALPYYEKVMQAVDFKTELHGMAALQWSICLDSLCRRWTS, from the exons atggccgccgccgccgccgcctcctccctcctccccttcgcTCCCACCCGCATGCCCCACTCCACCGCCGCCAAGGCCCGTACACTCACCACCCAGAAGCCACCCCGCCCCCCGCGCCCGCTCgcggcgtcgtcctcgccgccgccgcccgaggaGGCTGAGCCGAAGGACCCCATCCAGCTCGccttcgcccgcgccgccgcctacaAGAAGGAGAGGGACagccccccgccgcctccgcctccgcctccgccagcccctgcgccaccgccgcagccCTCGGTGGCTAAGGCGGAGGAGTCGAGGTCCGGCAGCAAGGAGGCCTTCGCGCGGGCGGTGGAGTACAGGAACGGCAACGGGGGAGGgctgggcgacggcggctccGCGCTGCTCGGGGCGTCGCCGAGATTCG GTCAAAGTACATTTGCTAGTGAAGATGCTGCGTTTgggaaatttgcaaataaGAAAGAAGAGTATGAGTATGATGAGACTGATTTTTTGGGCCTAGacttttttgagaaaaagagTTATAAAGGGCCTCCACCAGGGTTAGCTCCAGCAGCTGATCCTTTTCCAGATGAAGATTTTCCTGAAGTGGAGATAATAATTGGGGACCCTAGTAAATTTGGGAAAACTCGTCGTTCGACAGAAATTCAACCAGCAGATGATAATGAGCCTGAGGAAACCTCACATTCAACAacagaagaaaagaaggaagATAACAAGCTTGAGGAAACACCACCTTCAACTGTTACTGAGCCAgaggatgaagatgaagacgaATACAAACCAACAGTTAGATCATGGGGAATGTTTCCACGACcgcaaaatatttctaaggCG TATGGTGGCGGAAGAAATATACGCCTGGGTGGAGAGGCTCAAAGTGCTAAAGAGAAAGCAGCCAAGGATAAACGTACAAGAGAGCTAATAGCTGCATATACGAATAGTCAGAACATGATAGTTGATGCAAAGACAAAGGCAGAGTGCAGTCAG GCCTTGAAGGAAGGTGATGAGTTGATGAATACTGGAAGGCTTAAACAAGCATTGCCTTATTATGAAAAAGTGATGCAGGCTGTAGACTTCAAG ACTGAATTGCATGGAATGGCTGCTTTGCAGTGGTCCATCTGTCTAGATTCACTATGCAG GCGATGGACTTCATGA
- the LOC102710980 gene encoding zinc finger CCCH domain-containing protein 18 isoform X2, with translation MAAAAAASSLLPFAPTRMPHSTAAKARTLTTQKPPRPPRPLAASSSPPPPEEAEPKDPIQLAFARAAAYKKERDSPPPPPPPPPPAPAPPPQPSVAKAEESRSGSKEAFARAVEYRNGNGGGLGDGGSALLGASPRFGQSTFASEDAAFGKFANKKEEYEYDETDFLGLDFFEKKSYKGPPPGLAPAADPFPDEDFPEVEIIIGDPSKFGKTRRSTEIQPADDNEPEETSHSTTEEKKEDNKLEETPPSTVTEPEDEDEDEYKPTVRSWGMFPRPQNISKAYGGGRNIRLGGEAQSAKEKAAKDKRTRELIAAYTNSQNMIVDAKTKAECSQALKEGDELMNTGRLKQALPYYEKVMQAVDFKTELHGMAALQWSICLDSLCRSKEAMSMYSKLKNHPNSEISKKANMFMFSFQAMDFMKVNSTPVSRNTGYENYFDKFGGRKNYYAALDEPEMGIDQIIPNKLPYPSTPNTAKEVKGKSPDEN, from the exons atggccgccgccgccgccgcctcctccctcctccccttcgcTCCCACCCGCATGCCCCACTCCACCGCCGCCAAGGCCCGTACACTCACCACCCAGAAGCCACCCCGCCCCCCGCGCCCGCTCgcggcgtcgtcctcgccgccgccgcccgaggaGGCTGAGCCGAAGGACCCCATCCAGCTCGccttcgcccgcgccgccgcctacaAGAAGGAGAGGGACagccccccgccgcctccgcctccgcctccgccagcccctgcgccaccgccgcagccCTCGGTGGCTAAGGCGGAGGAGTCGAGGTCCGGCAGCAAGGAGGCCTTCGCGCGGGCGGTGGAGTACAGGAACGGCAACGGGGGAGGgctgggcgacggcggctccGCGCTGCTCGGGGCGTCGCCGAGATTCG GTCAAAGTACATTTGCTAGTGAAGATGCTGCGTTTgggaaatttgcaaataaGAAAGAAGAGTATGAGTATGATGAGACTGATTTTTTGGGCCTAGacttttttgagaaaaagagTTATAAAGGGCCTCCACCAGGGTTAGCTCCAGCAGCTGATCCTTTTCCAGATGAAGATTTTCCTGAAGTGGAGATAATAATTGGGGACCCTAGTAAATTTGGGAAAACTCGTCGTTCGACAGAAATTCAACCAGCAGATGATAATGAGCCTGAGGAAACCTCACATTCAACAacagaagaaaagaaggaagATAACAAGCTTGAGGAAACACCACCTTCAACTGTTACTGAGCCAgaggatgaagatgaagacgaATACAAACCAACAGTTAGATCATGGGGAATGTTTCCACGACcgcaaaatatttctaaggCG TATGGTGGCGGAAGAAATATACGCCTGGGTGGAGAGGCTCAAAGTGCTAAAGAGAAAGCAGCCAAGGATAAACGTACAAGAGAGCTAATAGCTGCATATACGAATAGTCAGAACATGATAGTTGATGCAAAGACAAAGGCAGAGTGCAGTCAG GCCTTGAAGGAAGGTGATGAGTTGATGAATACTGGAAGGCTTAAACAAGCATTGCCTTATTATGAAAAAGTGATGCAGGCTGTAGACTTCAAG ACTGAATTGCATGGAATGGCTGCTTTGCAGTGGTCCATCTGTCTAGATTCACTATGCAG GTCCAAGGAAGCCATGAGCATGTATAGCAAACTAAAAAATCATCCAAATTCTGAAATTAGCAAGAAAGCAAACATGTTCATGTTCAGTTTTCAG GCGATGGACTTCATGAAGGTTAATAGCACTCCTGTGTCCCGGAACACTGGCTATGAGAATTACTTTGACAAATTTGGtggccggaagaattactacGCAGCCCTAGACGAACCTGAAATGGGCATTGATCAGATCATCCC GAATAAGTTACCTTATCCCTCCACCCCAAACACGGCCAAAGAAGTAAAAGGGAAAAGTCCAGACGAAAACTAG
- the LOC102710980 gene encoding zinc finger CCCH domain-containing protein 18 isoform X1, with protein sequence MAAAAAASSLLPFAPTRMPHSTAAKARTLTTQKPPRPPRPLAASSSPPPPEEAEPKDPIQLAFARAAAYKKERDSPPPPPPPPPPAPAPPPQPSVAKAEESRSGSKEAFARAVEYRNGNGGGLGDGGSALLGASPRFGQSTFASEDAAFGKFANKKEEYEYDETDFLGLDFFEKKSYKGPPPGLAPAADPFPDEDFPEVEIIIGDPSKFGKTRRSTEIQPADDNEPEETSHSTTEEKKEDNKLEETPPSTVTEPEDEDEDEYKPTVRSWGMFPRPQNISKAYGGGRNIRLGGEAQSAKEKAAKDKRTRELIAAYTNSQNMIVDAKTKAECSQALKEGDELMNTGRLKQALPYYEKVMQAVDFKTELHGMAALQWSICLDSLCRSKEAMSMYSKLKNHPNSEISKKANMFMFSFQAMDFMKVNSTPVSRNTGYENYFDKFGGRKNYYAALDEPEMGIDQIIPYMLFLVSPIFLVAFVALRKSFQL encoded by the exons atggccgccgccgccgccgcctcctccctcctccccttcgcTCCCACCCGCATGCCCCACTCCACCGCCGCCAAGGCCCGTACACTCACCACCCAGAAGCCACCCCGCCCCCCGCGCCCGCTCgcggcgtcgtcctcgccgccgccgcccgaggaGGCTGAGCCGAAGGACCCCATCCAGCTCGccttcgcccgcgccgccgcctacaAGAAGGAGAGGGACagccccccgccgcctccgcctccgcctccgccagcccctgcgccaccgccgcagccCTCGGTGGCTAAGGCGGAGGAGTCGAGGTCCGGCAGCAAGGAGGCCTTCGCGCGGGCGGTGGAGTACAGGAACGGCAACGGGGGAGGgctgggcgacggcggctccGCGCTGCTCGGGGCGTCGCCGAGATTCG GTCAAAGTACATTTGCTAGTGAAGATGCTGCGTTTgggaaatttgcaaataaGAAAGAAGAGTATGAGTATGATGAGACTGATTTTTTGGGCCTAGacttttttgagaaaaagagTTATAAAGGGCCTCCACCAGGGTTAGCTCCAGCAGCTGATCCTTTTCCAGATGAAGATTTTCCTGAAGTGGAGATAATAATTGGGGACCCTAGTAAATTTGGGAAAACTCGTCGTTCGACAGAAATTCAACCAGCAGATGATAATGAGCCTGAGGAAACCTCACATTCAACAacagaagaaaagaaggaagATAACAAGCTTGAGGAAACACCACCTTCAACTGTTACTGAGCCAgaggatgaagatgaagacgaATACAAACCAACAGTTAGATCATGGGGAATGTTTCCACGACcgcaaaatatttctaaggCG TATGGTGGCGGAAGAAATATACGCCTGGGTGGAGAGGCTCAAAGTGCTAAAGAGAAAGCAGCCAAGGATAAACGTACAAGAGAGCTAATAGCTGCATATACGAATAGTCAGAACATGATAGTTGATGCAAAGACAAAGGCAGAGTGCAGTCAG GCCTTGAAGGAAGGTGATGAGTTGATGAATACTGGAAGGCTTAAACAAGCATTGCCTTATTATGAAAAAGTGATGCAGGCTGTAGACTTCAAG ACTGAATTGCATGGAATGGCTGCTTTGCAGTGGTCCATCTGTCTAGATTCACTATGCAG GTCCAAGGAAGCCATGAGCATGTATAGCAAACTAAAAAATCATCCAAATTCTGAAATTAGCAAGAAAGCAAACATGTTCATGTTCAGTTTTCAG GCGATGGACTTCATGAAGGTTAATAGCACTCCTGTGTCCCGGAACACTGGCTATGAGAATTACTTTGACAAATTTGGtggccggaagaattactacGCAGCCCTAGACGAACCTGAAATGGGCATTGATCAGATCATCCCGTACATGCTCTTCCTTGTCTCCCCAATATTCTTGGTTGCTTTTGTCGCTCTGAGAAAATCCTTCCAGTTATAA